From the Devosia sp. FJ2-5-3 genome, the window ACTTCGATGACCGAGCTCGACCATCCGGTTTCCGCCATGCAGGCCAATGCCGGGGGGCCCGACATGCAGGCCATGATCGACAGCATCGGCGCCACCATGCAGAGCCAGAATTCTTCCCAGAACGCCATTCGCGCCATGGCCGAACTGGCCCGCGGCATTGACGGGCTGGTCAAGCATATCCGCACCGAGCAGGACGATCTCCGGCGCTATATCAACGAGCAGGGCGAAACCAACAAGAAGCTGCGCGACCTCATCGAGGCCATGCTCAACGAAGCCGACCAGACCGAGCGCCGGGACTAGGCCATGGCAGGCTCGACCCGCTCCCGCAGGCGGCAGGAGGCCAATTACTGGCCCGGTTTCGTCGATGCGCTGTCCAGCCTCCTGCTGGTCATCATCTTCATGCTCAGCCTCTTCATGCTGACGCAGTTTTTCCTCGGCCAGGAAATCCAGGGGCGCGACACCGCGCTGTCGCGGCTCAACAGCCAGATCGCCGAACTCACCGAATTGCTGCAGCTCGAACGCGCCAGTTCGGACGATTTGACCGACCAGCTGGCCGCCTTGACGGCAACGCTCTCCTCCACCGAGGCGGAGAATGCCGCGCTGGCCGGGCAATTGGCCGGAATCGGGACCGGGCTGGGCGACCGGGACAGCACCATTGCGGGGCTGCAGGAGGATCTGCTGGCGGCCGAGCAATTGTCGGACGAGGCAAATTCGCAGGTCGCCCTGCTCAACCAGCAATTGGCGGCGCTGCGCACGCAGATCGCGGCGCTGGAAAACGCGCTCGAAGCCTCCGAGGCCCGTGACACCGAATCGCGCACGCAGATCGCCGATCTGGGGCGGCGGCTCAATCTGGCGCTTGCGCAGCGCGTGCAGGATCTGGCGCGCTATCGGTCGGACTTCTTCGGACGCCTGCGGCAAATCCTCGAGGGACGCGCTGATGTCCGCGTCGTGGGCGACCGCTTCGTGTTCCAATCCGAAGTGCTGTTCTCGGCCGGCCAGGCCACAATCGCCACGGAGGGCCTGCCCGAACTCGACGCGCTGGCCGACGCCATATTGCAGCTCGAGGCGGAAATCCCGCCCGACATCAATTGGGTGCTGCGCATTGACGGGCATACCGACAAGCGGCCCATATCCAATGCGCGCTTCCCGTCCAACTGGGAATTGTCGGCGGCGCGCGCGATCTCGGTAGCTGAATATCTGGTGTCCAAGGGCGTAGCCCCGGCCCGCCTCGTCGCCGCCGGCTTCGGCGAATTTGCCCCACTCGACCCCGCCGATAATGACGAAGCCTATCGCCGCAACCGCCGCATCGAATTCAAGCTGACCGAGGGGTAATCCCCGACAGCGCCACGCGCCGGCAAAACGCTCCAGTGGAGCGTTTTGAGGGGATTACGGGTTGAGCCATGCGAAACCCCGGCCTGCAGCGTCACGCGACCCCCCCGGTCTGGATACCCCCACCCGGCCTCCCCCTGATAGGGGGAGGAGTGAATCGTGGCTCGCGATGATTGGGGCATCACCGAGCTGTCCCTCCTCCTTATCAGGGGGAGGTTAGATGGGGGTTTTGCTGCTGGTGCACCGGGGACTTCACCCCTCACCCCGCCCTCTCCCTGAGGGGCGAGGGGGCGATGGAGCCGGGAGGGTGGTGCGTTTTGAGGCCACTTTGGGTTTGGTCACGGGGAGAACGGATTAACGGGGGAGAACCCCCACCCGGCCTCCCCCTGGTAGGGGGAGGAGTGAATCGTGGCTCGCGATGATTGGGGCATCACCGAGCTGTCCCTCCCCCTGTCAGGGGTATTGCGAGCCCTACTCCGCCCGGAACTGCAGCTTGGCCAGTTCGGCGTAGCGACCGCCCTTGGCGACGAGTTCGTCATGGGTGCCCTGATCGATGATCTCGCCGCCATCGAGGACGAGGATATTGTCCGCATCGCGGATGGTGGCGAGGCGATGGGCGATGACGAGAGTGGTGCGGCCGCGCATCAGATGTTCGAGCGCGATCTGCACCAGGCGTTCGGACTGGGCGTCGAGAGCGCTGGTGGCTTCGTCGAGCAGCAGGATCGGCGCGTTCTTGAGGATGGCGCGGGCGATGGCGAGGCGCTGTTTCTGCCCACCCGAGAGCATGACGCCCCGTTCGCCCACGATAGTGTCGTAGCCATTGGGCAGGTCGAGCACGAAATCATGGACCAGCGCCGCGCGGGAGGCGGCTTCGATCTCGGCCTCGGTCGCGTCCGGCTTGCCGAAGCGGATATTGTCGGCAATCGAGCCGGCAAAGATCGTCGGCTCCTGCTCGACATAGGCAAAGCGCTGGCGCAGGTCGAAGAGCCGCACCTTACGGATATCGACGCCATCGACAAGGATGCGGCCGCTGGTGACGTCGTAAAGCCGCTGCAGCAGCGACAGCGTCGTCGACTTGCCGGAGCCCGAGGGGCCCACCAGCGCCACTGTCTGGCCCTTGCCGACGGTGAAGCTGAGATCGCGCAGCACACGATCGCCGGACGCCGGATCGTAGCCGAAATCGACGTGCTCGAAGGCAACCGTGCCAAGCGGCGGCTGACTCAGGGTCACCGGATTTTCCGGATCACGGATAATGGCCTCGGTGTCGAGGATCTCGGTCAGCCGCTCGGTCGAGCCGGCCACCGATTGCAGCGTGCCCAAAACCTCGGACACATTGGTCAGCGCACCCGAAGCCATCAGCGCATAGACCATGAACTGGGCGAGCTGCCCGGCCGTGACCGAGCCCTCGAAGACGGCGCGGGCGCCCCACCAGACGAGACCGACCAGCGCACAGGTGCCGAGGAAAATGACCAGCGCCACCAGGATGGAGCGGGCGCCAAGCCGCCGCACTTCGGCGCCATAGCTGGCCTCGGTGCGCTCTTCATAAAGATTGGCCTGCACTTCTTCCTGGGTGAAGGATTTGACCGTGCGGGTCGCCCCGAGCATTTCGGTGGCCATGGCGGACAGATCGGCCAGGGCATCCTGGGTGTTGCGCGACATGCCGCGCAGGCGGCGCGAATAGAGCATGACCGGGAAAATGATCGCCGGCACCGCGATGACCACGGCCAGCGTCAGCACCGGACTGGTGAGAATCATCATCGCCAGCGCACCGATGATGGTCACCATGGACCTCAGGGCGAGCGAGAAACTCGAGCCCACGGCACCGCGGATGATGGCAGTGTCGC encodes:
- a CDS encoding peptidoglycan -binding protein; translation: MAGSTRSRRRQEANYWPGFVDALSSLLLVIIFMLSLFMLTQFFLGQEIQGRDTALSRLNSQIAELTELLQLERASSDDLTDQLAALTATLSSTEAENAALAGQLAGIGTGLGDRDSTIAGLQEDLLAAEQLSDEANSQVALLNQQLAALRTQIAALENALEASEARDTESRTQIADLGRRLNLALAQRVQDLARYRSDFFGRLRQILEGRADVRVVGDRFVFQSEVLFSAGQATIATEGLPELDALADAILQLEAEIPPDINWVLRIDGHTDKRPISNARFPSNWELSAARAISVAEYLVSKGVAPARLVAAGFGEFAPLDPADNDEAYRRNRRIEFKLTEG
- a CDS encoding ABC transporter transmembrane domain-containing protein produces the protein MTDQAVPAENEPEKVLDTPRLEPKRLQPLRRLLPFMLAYPVRLSLTVLFLLVSASASLAIPAFLGGVIDEGFIAQNLDNVGRYGFWIIAIAGVMAMASGARFYFISVIGERVVADLRQAVFSHLLKLDARYFDTNRVGELTSRLNGDTAIIRGAVGSSFSLALRSMVTIIGALAMMILTSPVLTLAVVIAVPAIIFPVMLYSRRLRGMSRNTQDALADLSAMATEMLGATRTVKSFTQEEVQANLYEERTEASYGAEVRRLGARSILVALVIFLGTCALVGLVWWGARAVFEGSVTAGQLAQFMVYALMASGALTNVSEVLGTLQSVAGSTERLTEILDTEAIIRDPENPVTLSQPPLGTVAFEHVDFGYDPASGDRVLRDLSFTVGKGQTVALVGPSGSGKSTTLSLLQRLYDVTSGRILVDGVDIRKVRLFDLRQRFAYVEQEPTIFAGSIADNIRFGKPDATEAEIEAASRAALVHDFVLDLPNGYDTIVGERGVMLSGGQKQRLAIARAILKNAPILLLDEATSALDAQSERLVQIALEHLMRGRTTLVIAHRLATIRDADNILVLDGGEIIDQGTHDELVAKGGRYAELAKLQFRAE